In one Heteronotia binoei isolate CCM8104 ecotype False Entrance Well chromosome 1, APGP_CSIRO_Hbin_v1, whole genome shotgun sequence genomic region, the following are encoded:
- the TRIM13 gene encoding E3 ubiquitin-protein ligase TRIM13: MELLEEDLTCPICCSLFDDPRALPCSHNFCKKCLEGILEGNARNVIWRQSLFKCPTCRKETTVTGVNSLQVNYSLKGIVEKYNKIKGTTKMPVCKVHSGQPLNIFCQTDTQLICGICATRGDHIKHVFCSIEDAYFQEKRAFETLFQGFEIWHCGDALSRLDTLETSKRKALQMLTKDYDRVKEFFEKLQYTLEQKKNEILSDFETMKLAVMQAYDPEINKLNTIIREQRMAFNIAEAFKDVSEPIVFLQQMQEFREKIKVIKETRLPCPTVDINSTMKGFDTSHWEQFKLADVDKLALPQEKTASISPLFSWKFIVAALLLLLLLASTRMSFMDSLGETLLHWKGLISAFGSGYLVDMAEIADHAVLYWEKMTDGASVVSEKCVNYTLVMLGNVAQFVCKYKLL; encoded by the coding sequence ATGGAGCTTCTCGAGGAAGACCTGACGTGTCCCATTTGTTGTAGCTTGTTCGATGATCCTCGCGCGCTGCCCTGCTCGCACAACTTTTGTAAGAAATGTTtggaagggatcctggagggaaaCGCCCGAAATGTGATTTGGAGACAGTCTCTCTTCAAATGTCCCACTTGCAGGAAGGAAACTACAGTGACGGGGGTCAACAGCCTGCAGGTCAATTATTCCCTCAAAGGTATTGTGGAGAAATATAACAAAATCAAAGGGACGACAAAAATGCCGGTGTGTAAGGTGCACAGCGGCCAGCCTCTCAACATTTTCTGCCAGACTGACACACAGTTGATATGCGGCATCTGTGCCACTCGAGGGGATCACATAAAGCACGTGTTCTGCTCCATCGAAGATGCTTACTTTCAGGAGAAACGTGCTTTTGAGACACTGTTCCAGGGGTTTGAAATATGGCATTGCGGGGATGCGCTTTCCCGGCTGGACACACTGGAAACGAGTAAAAGGAAAGCCCTCCAGATGTTGACCAAAGACTATGACAGAGTCAAAGAGTTCTTTGAGAAATTGCAATACACGCTGGAGCAAAAGAAGAACGAGATTTTGTCAGACTTCGAGACAATGAAGCTCGCCGTCATGCAGGCCTACGACCCGGAAATCAACAAGCTGAACACTATCATACGAGAGCAACGGATGGCTTTTAACATCGCGGAAGCCTTTAAGGACGTCTCGGAGCCCATTGTGTTCTTGCAGCAGATGCAGGAGTTCCGAGAGAAGATCAAAGTGATCAAGGAGACCAGGTTGCCTTGTCCTACGGTGGACATCAACTCCACCATGAAAGGCTTCGACACCAGCCACTGGGAGCAATTTAAGCTGGCGGATGTGGACAAACTTGCTTTGCCTCAGGAGAAAACGGCTTCCATTTCTCCGCTCTTCTCGTGGAAGTTTATTGTTGCTGCTTTGCTTCTCTTGCTTCTCCTCGCTTCCACCAGGATGTCCTTTATGGACTCTCTAGGTGAGACCCTTCTGCACTGGAAAGGTCTGATCTCCGCATTTGGCTCAGGGTATCTTGTAGACATGGCAGAGATAGCAGATCATGCTGTGTTGTACTGGGAGAAAATGACTGACGGTGCTTCTGTTGTGAGTGAAAAATGCGTAAACTACACGCTTGTGATGTTGGGTAATGTTGCTCAGTTTGTCTGCAAATATAAACTTCTGTAG